One window from the genome of Schistocerca piceifrons isolate TAMUIC-IGC-003096 chromosome 1, iqSchPice1.1, whole genome shotgun sequence encodes:
- the LOC124771226 gene encoding FH2 domain-containing protein 1-like: protein MLLKEEFPLRTYELREQLNAVADACNKLKANKHLKEFLALVLQLGNFINAGSYAGNAAGFTLSTLPKLLEIKANKPRLTFLHYVVEVAEANNKEILQFTEDMSNMKEMARISVELLQEEVMKLISDVKHVASQLKEDTSGIRVQFKDFFKAALKCSNEIQQAMNKVKACTHALAKHFCEDPKKFKPEECFHLFAEFFTIIQRVRLENEEKRKSEQQQIQDQMETNKLTANGGRGRKKFLPHRQYTAAKQILRDICSKNFKLRRTEAQY from the exons ATGTTGCTT AAAGAAGAGTTTCCTTTAAGAACATATGAACTGAGAGAACAACTAAATGCCGTTGCAGATGCATGCAATAAGCTGAAGGCTAATAAACATTTGAAAGAATTTCTAGCACTAGTACTTCAACTTGGAAACTTCATAAATGCT GGAAGCTATGCGGGCAATGCAGCAGGCTTTACACTCAGCACACTACCAAAGCTCCTAGAAATAAAAGCAAACAAACCAAGGCTGACATTCTTGCACTATGTGGTAGAAGTTGCAGAAGCTAACAATAAGGAAATATTACAATTCAcagaagatatgagtaacatgaAAGAAATGGCAAG GATATCAGTGGAGCTGCTCCAGGAAGAAGTGATGAAACTTATTAGTGATGTCAAACATGTTGCATCACAGCTGAAGGAAGATACAAGTGGAATCAGGGTGCAGTTCAAAG ATTTCTTTAAGGCTGCTTTGAAATGCAGTAATGAAATTCAGCAGGCTATGAATAAGGTGAAGGCTTGTACTCATGCTTTAGCCAAACATTTCTGTGAAGATCCTAAGAAATTCAAGCCAGAAGAATGTTTCCATTTGTTTGCTGAGTTTTTTACCATAATTCAGAGAGTTCGACTG gaaaatgaagagaaaaggAAATCAGAACAACAGCAAATTCAAGACCAGATGGAAACAAACAAACTAACTGCAAACGGAGGTAGAGGCAGAAAAAAGTTTTTACCACATCGACAATATACTGCAGCTAAACAGATTTTAAGGGATATTTGCAGTAAAAATTTCAAATTACGTCGAACTGAAGCTCAGTACTGA